ACACAGAAGCCCGAAGTCGTCGCGGCAATACCGCCCGGCGCATCTTCCAACGACATTGACATCGCCCTATATCAGGGATCCAAAGCCATCGAATTTGAATTACGTAGACAGGCAAGTGAGTTGCTCCAGGCTGGCGAGGCCGCCGACGATCCTGACGACTACCGTAAGAAGTTGGATCAATTCCTTGAGCAGTTCGGTGATGTTGGCCGGGATCAACTCGCGAAGTACGTAGCGCATCGAAAGGCAATCCTCTCGTTTCTATTTGACCGACTTAGGCTGCGGGCCGATGGGAAACATCATTTCGAGAAGGACATCCACCAGGTCATTTTTCCGATGCGCGCCACGTCAGACGACGTGGAGCCTGATCGCATGAACCTCTGGATCATTGATGAGCGGCTGGCGTTCCACTACTACCTAGCGTCCGACAAACCGTTGAAGTCTATCGACCCCATCACGATCGACAGCGGCAAGGAGCTGGATTTGCTTATTTTCGATCGGCCATTCTTCTTTGGTGAAGGGGACGTCGATATTGGAGCTGCAGTAATCATCGAGTTCAAACGGCCGATGACCGATGATCGCGACCCAATTCGTCAAGTGTTCGGCTATGTCCGAACAATCCGCACCGGAACCGTGACGAAGGACGGCCGCACGCTCAAAGTGAAACCAGGGACACCCTTCTACGCTTACATTCTGTGTGATCTCACAGCAAGAATGCGAGAATACGCTGAGGATGCCGGCTTGAAAGTCACTCCCGATGACGAAGGATTCATCGGCTTCAATACGACCCATGAGGTGTACCTTGAGGTGATCTCGTATCAAAAAGCGATATCCGACGCGCGCAAACGGAACGCCATCCTGTTTCACAAGCTCGGACTTCCGCCAGATCTGAAGAAGCCGGCGCCGACGGAGACTGAAACGAGCGACACTCAACATCGAGTTGTGCCTGCCGACCAAAGCGCGGATAGTTCCGTAGTCGATGTATGAGCGGCAAATTCACCCTGAGTAGATGGCTCACTCTGTCAGCGCAAAGCGCCGGGCAGCCTTTTCGGGATGCAGACCGCTCCGGCTCGGGGCATTCGCCCGAGCGTTTATCAACCCGAAGGGACCTGCGGGAGCCGGCTGCTCATCGACGCCGTCAGAAGCTGTTGGCTAGACGGCTCCCGCCGTGACGCGGATCAGCGTCCGTGACCTGTCGGTTTTGCACCCAAAAGGCTCTACCGTTTTTATACCGCTTTTAGCTTTCGATACCGCGTTCTCACGCGAAAAAACGCGATGCCGTGCGAAGGATTGCGAAACGCGAATCAGGTTGCTAAGCTGCTGGCAGAAAAGAACTTTCGGGATTTCCGCCACGGGATTCCCAGGATTTTCCCAAGCTGGACGTCGTGGGTTCGAATCCCATCGCCCGCTATACTCGTAAATAACGCCGACCTCGCTAGTTGCGAGGACCCGCCTATTGGGCGGAGCGGCCGTAACCCGAGGCAAGACGCGTGTAGTGTACACGCGGCACCCAAGGAGCACGGTCGTGAAGGCCCAAGCATCTCAACGAGTCCCCAAGTTCCGAATCCACAAAGCCACCCAGCAGGCGTATGTCGAGTTGTCCGGCAAGCGCTTCTACCTCGGCTTCCACGAGGCGCCGGAGGCGAAACGGAAGTACCACGCGATGGTCGCTGAATGGATGGCCAACGGGCGGCAGCTGCGCGTAGCCCAAGACCAGATTACGGTCAAGGAGTTGATCGCGCGCTACTGGTTGCACGCGGAGAGGTATTACCGCAATTCAGAAGGGCAGCTTTCTCGCGAGTTGGACAATATTCGCGACGCCCTCAGGCAGGTGAAGGAGCTCTATGGAATGGCTCGCGCCGTCGAATTCGGACCACGAGCCCTGCGCACCATCCGTCAGAAAATGATCGAGGCGAAGCTGTGCCGGCGGAACATCAACTGTCGAATCAGCCGGATCAGGCGGGTTTTCAAATGGGCCGCAAGCGAGGAGTTGATTCCTGGTGAGGCGTTCCACGCATTGCTGGCCGTCGACGGGCTTCGACGCGGTCGCTGCGAGGCAAAGGAAAGCAAGCCCGTCCGGCCCGCAGCACAGGAGCACATCGACGCAATCCGTCCCTTCGTGAGCCAACAAGTGTGGGCGATGGTGCAGCTCCAGTTGCTCACGGCGGCTCGCTCCGGCGAGATCGCGACCCTGCGCCCGGTCGAAATCGACATGGGTGGCCGGATCTGGGTTTACGCCCCCGCCAGCCACAAGACGGCCCACCACGGGCATGAGCGAAGGGTGTACATCGGCCCACGAGGGCAGGCGGTGCTTCGCCCGTTCCTAAAGCGCCGTGTCGACGCCTACTGCTTCTCCCCGGCCGAAGCAGATCAAGCAAGGCGCGCCGACCTGCACTCGATACGGAAGACTCCGATGTCGTGCGGCAATCGACCGGGCACGAACCGCAGTCAGAGGCCGAAGCGAACTCCTGGAAAGATGTACCGTGTGAGCGTCTATCGGCGCGCAATAGAGCGGGCCTGCAAACGCGCAGGCGTTCCCTCCTGGCACCCGCACCAACTTCGCCACAACGCCGCGACCTTCCTGCGAAAGGAGTTCGGCTTGGAGACCGCCCGTATCATCCTCGGTCACCGCAGCGCGGCGATCACGACGATTTATGCCGAGGCTGATCAGCAGAAGGCCATTGAAGCTATGGGAAGGGCTGGTTAGGTTATCGCCGGACGTTGCGCTCATGACCGATGAGATACAGGCGTATCGCAAGATCGCCAAGCGGTTCAAGGGCAGGCATCATTCGGTGAACCACAGCGACGGAGAGTAAGCTCGCGGTGATGCGCATTGCAACACGACCGAGTCGCTCTTCGCCCTTTTCAATAGAGGAATCCACGGGACGTTTCACCACGTCGGCAAGCAACACCTAAACCGCTACTGCGATGAGTTCGCTTGGCGGTTCACCCACCACAAGGTATCGGACTCAGAGCGGACGGAAGCGGCCTTGCGATGCGCGCCAGGGACGCGGCTAATGTACAAACAGGCTTAAAAACAGCTTAAAAGGCTTG
This window of the Phycisphaerae bacterium genome carries:
- a CDS encoding site-specific integrase; the protein is MKAQASQRVPKFRIHKATQQAYVELSGKRFYLGFHEAPEAKRKYHAMVAEWMANGRQLRVAQDQITVKELIARYWLHAERYYRNSEGQLSRELDNIRDALRQVKELYGMARAVEFGPRALRTIRQKMIEAKLCRRNINCRISRIRRVFKWAASEELIPGEAFHALLAVDGLRRGRCEAKESKPVRPAAQEHIDAIRPFVSQQVWAMVQLQLLTAARSGEIATLRPVEIDMGGRIWVYAPASHKTAHHGHERRVYIGPRGQAVLRPFLKRRVDAYCFSPAEADQARRADLHSIRKTPMSCGNRPGTNRSQRPKRTPGKMYRVSVYRRAIERACKRAGVPSWHPHQLRHNAATFLRKEFGLETARIILGHRSAAITTIYAEADQQKAIEAMGRAG